The following nucleotide sequence is from Saimiri boliviensis isolate mSaiBol1 chromosome 6, mSaiBol1.pri, whole genome shotgun sequence.
ttgaacctgggaggtggaggttgtggtgagccaagattacgccattgcactccagcctgggcaacaagagcgaaactctgtctcaaaaaaaaaaaaaaacaggaataagatcatgttcttttcagggacatggatgaagccagaagcCATCATttttagcaaattaacacaggaacagaaaaccaaacactgcatgttcttgctcataagtgggagttaaacatcgagaacacatggacacagagaggggaacaacacacaaaccagggtctgttgggggtggaggtgaggggagggaacttagggatgggtcagtaggtgcagcaaaccaccatggcacacgcaCACCTACACgacaaacctgcacactctgcacatgtatcctgtttttttgtttttttgtgttttatttagaaataaagaaaaaacaaaggagaagaagaaacagacaaaaatagttcacatttaaaataattaaaaaaaaaaaatagaccaggcatggtggctcaggtctataatcccaacacttcaggacgCCAACtcgggcagatctcttgagcccaggaattcaagactagcctgggcaacatggcaaaaccccgtctctacaaaaaatacagaacaagcaaaaaaattagccaggagtggtggcacatgcctgtagtcccacctactcagcaggctgaggtgggaaaatcgcttgagcctgggaggcagaggttgcagtgagctgagattgtgccactgcactccacctgaggcaacagggcaagactttgtctctaaataaataaaataataaaaaaaaacagagaagaggaaaagactcTAAGACATACTTCCATATCTGAATCAATGGGATTTATCAACCTTCTCCCCTGGCCCCAAAACTAATTCCTCCCTAAACTCTGTTCTCCTGACACTGCTCATAGGTTCAGTATAACAGCATTATCGCATTGGCTGTCATGTGGGCTCCTGGCGAGAGGCTGCTTCAGAGCTTAGTGGACAAGGACACTGAGACAGGCTAGGTCTAAACCCTGGCTCTGCAGCTACTTGTGTGCTTTTATGTCTATAAAACTTTGTGTATATGCAACATACTTAATAGTatacttcatttacttttttgagacaaggtgtcactctgtccacccaggctggagtgcagtggcacaatctcagcacactgccacctccacctcccgggctcaagcaatcctcctgcctcaacctcccaagtacctgggactacaagcatgtgctaccacacccggctgatttttgtatttttagtagagagatatTTTCACTATCtggcccaggctagttttgaactcaagtgctccaccagcctctgcctcccaaagtgctaagattacaagtgtgagccactgcacccagcctaaattgtGTTCTTTAAAAGAGTGAATTGTATGGTGTTTGAgttatatctcaattaaaaaaaaaaaaaaaaaaaaaccaacctttGCATGTGTCAGGCATTAGGGATTCAATGGCGAATAAGACACAGACTCTATCCTCAGACAACATGGAGTCCCGCGGGAGAGAGTCACAGATGAATTCAGTGTTACCTCATCTACAGAAAGCATCATGGACAAGGGACATGGTGCTATGAGAACGTATGCTTAAAGAAGCAGGTTTCATCTAGACTGGAGGTCAGGGAAGAATCTTTCAGGGTGATGCTTGTGCTAAGAGTGTTCCATGTCAGAATCAGTAGGATTTATCAGCCCGCGAGAGAACGAAACAACCAATGAAAAGTCTTACAACAGGAGGATGTGGAGATGATCAGAGAGCTGAATGAGGGCCGGTGTGAACAAAGCACGTAGGATGCGGGGCCTGTGGTGTGAGGTTGTAGCGGAAAAGGTAACAGGCTGATTACACTGGATCTTCTGAGACAATACAGAGTATgcaataggctgggcgcagtggctcacgcctgtaatcccagcactttgggaggccaaagcaggcggatcactgaggtcaggagttcaagaccagcctgaccaacatggagaaaccccgtctctactaaaaatgtaaatttagctgggcatggtggcacatggctgtaatcccagctattcgtgaggctgaggtaagagaatcgtttgaacccaggaggtagagattgcggtgagccaagagcacgccattgcactctggcctgggcaacaagagcgaacctccctctcaaaaaaaactCAAGTGACTGAAACTGGCCTCCCCTCCCTAACTTGCCCTGCCTCCATTGTTCCCTGCATCATAAAAGTAGCACCCTCCTCCACCCAGTGGCTTAAGACACACAGCTCAAGTTATCCCAGGCTTTCTCCCCATCTCACTCTCCATGTCCAGCCTACCAGCGAGATTGTGGGTTCTACCACGTAAAGACTTCTCATCTCCAGCCACTCAGGCCTGGACTTCTGCAACCCTTCCACCCTGGTCTTCCCAATCCTATCCCCCGACCTGACCCCACCAGCCCATCAGAATGGACTACACGAGATGCAGTTTTGATCAGGCCACTTCCTTTGAAAGGCTTCCTGTGATCCTCGGGGAAATGCACAAACTCCCAACGATGGCCCCTGAATCCCGTGCCATCCGGGCCCGCCCTCCGCTGTCAGCCTTCCTTTTAGCCCCTCTGCCCTCTGTGTTGTTGCCACAGTGACCTCCTTCACAAACACTAATACTCCATGCTCTCTCCTACCTCAATTTCTTCCTGGGCCTGGAACATTCCCTGCACTAGCGTAGCCAACTacctcttcagattttttttttttttttttttgagacagagtctcattctgcagcccaggctggagtccagtggcgaatctatctcggttcactgcaacctccacctcccgggttcaagaaattctcctgactcaccatccagagtagttgggaccacaagcatcatgcccagctaatttttgtatttttagtagaggtgggttttcaccatgttggccaggctggtcttgaactcctgacctcaaatgaccaccctccttggcctcccaaagtgttaggattataaatgtgagccactgtgctcaggcAGCCCTTCAGATCTTAATGGTCATTTCCTATAATTGCCTGACCTCTTGCAATAATTTGCCTGACTCCAGCAATGAATCCTTTTGCAATGTAACCTATGTAACATCTGACTTTCCCTTTGAGAAAACTCATCATATATTTGTTCCTCTGACAGTTCAGAGGGCAGGTACCTGTGCCCACCTTCCTCACCACTATCCGCTCACCACTTAACACAGAACCCACCACCCACCATGCCTCCTGCCTGACAAATTCCTACCCATCCTTCCAATCTCATTCACCTATTACTTTCTGGGACATGCTTCCCTGAGCACCAAGACTATGGGATACATTCCTTCATGCACCCTGCTGAACATCTTTTTGGGGGTGGGTAGAGATGAGcatctcactatgtggcccagactgacctcaaactcttggcctcaatcaatcctcctgcctcggcctcctaaagtgctgggattacaggcatgagccactgtgcctggccacaactGTTTTAGAGTTTCTATCTTTGCCCCAGCACCTAAAACAATGCTTGTCAAAAGACTCCTCTTAGGTCAGTCCACAAGAACGCTTATGAAAATCTCTAAAATTGCAAGCAAAATTCAATGTGCATTCAGGAAACAGGCTGTGACTTTTGTCAGATTTTCAGAGAGGTctaagaactgaaagaaaaacctTTTCCCCCGATACTGAAGGAGCTTCAAATAGCACTGCTAACACAGACTTCCGCTATGGAAAACCATCCCCCTCTGGAATACAAGTTCCCAGAAGGCAAGAATCAAAGACCTTTAccgattttttcttctttcctttttttttttttttttttttttcgagacagggtcttgttctgttgcccaggctagagtgcagttttgtgaccatggctcaccgcagcttcaaactcctgggctcaagcaatcttcccacctcagcctcctaaatagctggcaccacaggcatatgccactatgcccagctaatttttttttagtagagatggtgtctcactattttgcccaggctggtctcaaactcctgggctcaagcagtcctcccacctcaggctcccaaagtgctgggattacagatgtgaacattgtgcctggcctctttacTTGTGCTGTTAATTAATGTACTCCAAGGGTCtaaaatggtgcctggcacattcTTGGTGTAAGTGTAAAATGACTAAATATGGTCTTAGACAGCTGCAAGAGTTGGTTATCTGTTACTGagtaacaaattatcccaaaataTAGTGGCTTAAAACTACATGTATTATCTCAGTCTAGGTGAGGAGACAGGGTGCAGCTTAACTGTGTGCTCTGTCTCAGGGTCTCTTACAAGCCTGCAAAGCATTGGCCAGGGTTGCAGTCATCTGAAAGCTCAAGTGGGGAAGGATCTGCCTCCAAGCTCACTCATGTGGTGAGTGCTTCAGTTCTTTGCTGGCTGGAGGCTCCCCTCAGTTCCTTACCACCACGTGGGCCTCTTGAGAGGTCAGCTCACAACATGGATGCTTGCTAGCTTGCTTCATCAGGGTAAACAGGAGGGAAGAACAAGacagtgagagagggagagagagagagaatgagagcaagaTCAAGAGAGGCAAACCACCAAGATAGACATTACACTCTTTTGTAATTTAACCTTAGAAGTAGTATCCCATTACCCTTGCTCTGTTCTGTTTATGAGAAGCAATCTCTAGGTCTAGTACACACTCAAGGGAGAGGATTACACACAGGCATGAATACAAGGAAGAAGGGATCACTGGAGGCCCCAGTGATCTCCCAGGCTGCCTACCACAAAACATTTACAGCATGTTTTCTCATAGAGCATCCAGTTCATCTGGGCACCCAGAGCAGAAGGCACACACCAAATGCCTACAGGTCAAGCAGATGATGACAGGGAGGGAAGATACCAGTGGTGGGAGGTTTGGCAGATAATTGAGTCTCTGCCCATCTTCCATCAGGCTGACACCAAGCAGGAATGCAGGTTGACTGTTGTcagattttccaaatgtttttttcttttttgtgtttctgagacgaaatttcactcttgtcacccaggctggagtgcagtggtgcgatctctgctcattgcaacctccgcctccggggttcaagcaattctcctgcctcaacctcccaagtagctgggattaaggtacatgccaccatgcctggctaatttttgtatttttagtagagatgggatttcaccatgttggtcaggctagtctcaaactcctgacctcaggtaatccacctgcctcgccctcccaaagggctgggattaaaggtatgagccacggctcccagcccaaaatttcaaaagaaggcaACGTCCTATTTTTTGACAcatcttctgatttttaaaactaataagcAAAAATACACCTGAGGGCTAGCAGTTTATGACTCCTCCCTATGGCAGAAAGTACCTACttcattgttttgctttgttttgtttgacagggtctctctgtctcccaggctggagtgcagtggcgcaatctcagttctctgtaacctctgcctcctgggttcaagagattcttatgcctcagcctcccaagtagctgggattacaagtgtgcaccaccagcccagcttttttttttttttttttttttttttttagatggaatttcactcttgttccccaggctagcgtgcaatgacaagatctcggcttactgcaacctctgcctcccaggctcaagtgattctcctgtctcagcctcctgagcagctgggattacaggtggccgctaccacctccagctaatttttgtatttttaatagagacggagttttaccatgttggccaggctggtctcaaactcctgacctcaagtaacccacccacctcagtctcccaaagtgctgggattacaggcatgagccaccacacccagcccaatttttgtatttttagtagagatggggttttaccatgttggccaagctggtctcaaactcctggcctcaagtgatccacccgcctcgacatcccaaagtgctgggattaaaggtgtaacCACCACGGCCGGTCAGCCTAGTTGTTATTTCTTATACCCTTTTATGTGTGTTCCAGCCCTCTTGCTGTCcactccacccccaccctgctTGCTCATGGAGGGTAGGGATCTAACTGATTCACTTTGAGCACTTTCCAGAGCTCTTTGCACGTAGCAGGCCAATAATAAATACTGTTGAGTGAAATATGAAACTCGACACATCTCTCACTGGGGACCGTTCCCCCCAGTCCTAGAGCAGTGGTTAAAAGTGGCCTCAGTTAGAATTCTGGCTCCACCACTTGCAGGCTACAcgactttaggcaagttactaGCTTTTGAGAGCCTCAGCCTCTTCACCTGGGAACAATCGTAGCTGTTAGAAGAATTAGCTGAAATAATACACGTGAAGAATTTAGTACAGAGCTGAGCACACAATAGCAActcaataaattatttactttcaCTCACATCGTCCCCCTTCTTTTCCCTCCGCTTCCTGCCTCATCACCCTTTAGTCCCTTATCTACCTTCTTCTACCCCGTCTACGTGGCTGGCAGCTCGAGTGAGCCACCAAAATGCAAACTTGTCATTGTCACCGAACGATTAAAACTCTTCAGTAGTTTGCTATTGCCCTCAGTAGGAGAAAATCCACACTCCTTAACACAGCTCACGAAGCTCTTTTGGAGCTAAGTCTGCCCAGCCTCCAAGGCTCTTCACTTCTCTTCACACTCAGCACCCCAGCCACACTGAAGCTGAAGCTCTCCTTTCTGGAAGGCTCCACCTCCACGCTTAAAGCCACTTCAACAAAGCCTTTGCAAGTGTCATTGCCTCCAGCTGGAACCGCTCATCCCCACTTCTACCACCCCTGCTAGATGTTCCAGCTCTGGGCTAACAGAATTCTTGATGTTTCTTGCTAAACCTGAGGGCATGCACAATACCGATTTTCTTCACCTGTCCTCTCTTCCAAGAATAGGCAAATGATAAAACGTGTGACATTGTCCACAGCAGGGCTGACCATGAGCAGACAGCGCCACCTGTTGACCAAAATCTGCACTTCAGTACCTGGAAAGAGGTTTATTGCTCTCTACCCCTAAGAGGAGCTACAGCTTTGAAGTTTTCCACTACATCTGTCATCTTCACCTCCCACCAAACTTAGCAATGAAAAAAAAGCTAATGTTACTGCATACTGAATGTATGCTAGGCACTCTCCTAAGTGCTTTGGTTATTAACACGTTTAATTTTTGCAACTGCCTAAGAGGTAGGTAAACTTACTGCCATTTTACGATGGGGTaattgaggcacagagcagttaaAATGCCTCACCCAAGATCACACTACTAGAAAATTTCAGTAGAAACTCAGTTATGTAGTCTGGCTTGAACCAGCACTCACAAGCCCCAAACTCACTGCCTCTATTCTATCTCCTTTATGCCAATGACCTAGTTACATCCCAGATTCTTTCACCAGGAAGGCCAACTTTGAAGGTACTGCTGTCACAGTGGCACTGGTGTCAACCACAGTCCCATCTGGAGACCTACACATTCTGAAAACTGCTCATTCCTCTGAAGATGCTCCTCAGTGAGATAGCAAACGCAGTAGCAGTCGGGTCTGGCCTCCATATTATTGCTCTGCTTGTGTGACCTCAAGGAAGCAACATGCTTCTTAaatcctcagcttcctcatctgtaaaacagggatagtCAAAGGGCTAACCGTGTTTGACtaaccctgttttacagatgaagaagcgaAAGCATGCAAAAAGGACAGGTTCAGGGCCACACAAGAAACAGCAGAAAACAGGCAAACCGAagctgtcttcctttttttttttttttttttttttctctttttttttgagataagagtcttgctctgtcacccccaggttggggtacagtggcacaatctcgactcaggcaacctccgcctctgaggttcaggcaattctcctgcctcagcctcctaagtagctgggattacaggtacatgccactacacccagctaatttttgtatttctagcagagatggggttttgccatgttggccaggctggtcttgaactcctgaccgcaaatgATCACCcccacctcaagcctcccaaagtgctgattacagggcGAGCGACCATGCCCGGCCTGTCTTAGTCCTAAAATACTACATTAGTCTCCCCTCTGCTTGTAgaggttttctctttctctgttttctttactCTCAAACACCAAGCACACtgctttgcacatagtaggtgtcaACAAagttgttttaatatatatatatatacatacacacacacacacacacacacacacatacatacacacacagtcacattcCAGTGTGACAAATACTCCTTCATTAGGAGAAAGTACTACCACTCTGGGATCTTGAAGACTCTCTACCAAGAGCCTAGGCCTGGCAGTCTTCACAGATGACACCCAACAGGGGACACTTTTATTCaagtggggaggggtgggacgTAGCCCAGGGTGTATACTGACTGAGACCTCACGCGGGCCCAGAGCTCTGCTGCACCCGCTTCATCAGCTCTTCATCCTGCATAGACAACTCTGTCAACTTTTTGCCCATCCGCTCATGGATGTCCAGGTACTTAGACACACATCGGTCCAGGCACACAGACTCGCCCTTGGACAGCTCTGCTTCCTTGTAGTGAGGAGGCACACACTTCCGGTGGCAGGCACTGGTCAttctggagggagggaggggcaaggTCATGTCAGCAGCATCCTGTGACATCCCAGGAACCCTCAACCATCCCAGCCCTGCCATATTGATTTCACCTTCCCCAAGAAAGCACTATAAATCCTCAGTTTCCACCTCAACCACTGGAAGCTCCTTGCAAGTAGGAAACTTGTCTGAGCCCCTGTATATGACTAATTAAGCAGAAACCATTTGTTGAGGACTggctatgtgccaggcatcatgctaagcactttacatgcattCTGTTATGCAATTCTTACAATAACCCTAAGAGAtacttatccccattttacagatgaggaaattaaagcaAAGAGAGGCTCGGTAATTTTCTAAGAATCACAGAGAGCTGGAATATGAATGCAGATCATCTGGCCTCACAGCCTAAACTTAAAAATCCTTCCTAATTCATAGCCTTCAGGGTAAACCAACCAATCAAGAGAGGTTAAGTCAA
It contains:
- the TIMM10 gene encoding mitochondrial import inner membrane translocase subunit Tim10: MDPLRAQQLAAELEVEMMADMYNRMTSACHRKCVPPHYKEAELSKGESVCLDRCVSKYLDIHERMGKKLTELSMQDEELMKRVQQSSGPA